One Ranitomeya variabilis isolate aRanVar5 chromosome 4, aRanVar5.hap1, whole genome shotgun sequence genomic window, AAAAGATTAAATAATCAAATTTCATACAAAGTCATTCATATGAATAGTACCTAAAATCTGAAGTCCGATTAGTTCACATAAATTTCTTGATCCAACTGTTCATGCACATCTATTTCTAGTTTTATGCAATTGCACGCTAAACTGCAGATGGCAGGCAATGCTGTATTTGCCTCTTTAAAGGCGATGTTGGAGTCCACAGCATGGGCTTTTTTTCTGGAGTCCCCCTTTGTAAAAATGATGGTAGTAGTAGTAGCAGCTCAGGAAGCAAATATCTTCAggagcgctgtcccggccggtgacaaatGCTCCCTCAGCCTCCTTCCTGGCGGTGCACGAGCTTGGGGAGCTCGTGATCAAGGTCTACGATGTAGCGTTCAGCCGACAGGACCTTGTGTGATGTCAGTTGTCTCGTGACCAGCAGGGGTATGAAGTGCTGttaggaccaattcctacgcgtttcggagatcaTGGTCTCCTTCGTCAGGGATGGTCCATTGAGAAACAGAGCTGCTTTATATACAATATGTTCCTTTGCTGTcttggcctcaaatcaaatgcatcaGCTGCTGCTGCTACTACTATGACAAAATTGCAGAAAATCAGATCAGATGTGATCCCTTTAAACTGACTCCATTTTGTTAATTATAAACCTCAATAAATTAATCTATAggaatagtgactattttgactccactggCAGTTTCCAGATATGAGCACGCGCAGTGGATGTTGGaaattgaaaattgcaaatatcccaagctagtacccaacacatagtgcccagattgtgcaccaggagatacacatgccgtaaaataagtggtttcttctcctatagtaatgccaaaagcatggatgcttaatgtggtttgagcacagtctagtaaactctaaactgtcattgtcttggtgaataattcaataattttgcataacttgccatttttacagacagtttaagtagaaatgttcaaaaatatagaattcaaggatattttattctaaaataataattggttttattcttggcagatgaccgcaccaggagatcagcaggacagctgacatcttcagtgtttaaatcagatgatcttgagatcccacaggatacaattgaaaggAATGCCATTACAccaaatataccatcatcccttcgcaGCAAAGATCTGTCTTCTGATCCTTTGGAACAGGTCATATATTCTGATTCATTaccaactactaaggaaaatcaaagtcacaaaataagcattaaaaaacgaacTACTCCTAAAGCAATGAACACATTTTCATTTTCCGAATATAGAAATTTTTTTCCCCTAGAAAAGTCCTTTCTAAAACAACAAAATCTTCACAAACCAGAGAatggattttcttgttccaagtgtgggagatgttttaaccagaaatcagattttgtcagtcaccagagaattcacacagggaagaagccattttcatgttcagaatgtgggaaatgttttattcggaaagcgcatcttgttaaccaccaaagaactcacacaggagagaagcctttttcctgttcagaatgtggaaaatgttttctaAATAAATCAGGTCTTATCacacatcatagatctcacacaggggaaaagcctttttcctgttcagaatgtgggaaatgttttaaccagagatcgaatcttgttagccaccagaaaacccacacaggggacaagcctttttcctgttcagaatgcgggaaatgttttaccaagaaAGTGAATCTTGatggccaccagaaaacccacacaggggagaagcctttttcctgttcagaatgtgggaaatgttttaaccagagatcgaatcttgttagccaccagaaaacccacacaggggagaagcgtttttcatgttcagaatgtgggaaatgttttaaccagaaagtgaatcttgatagccaccagaaaacccacacaggggagaagcctttttcttgttcagaatgcgggaaatgttttaaccacaaatcctatcttgttagccaccagaaaatccacacaggggagaagcctttttcctgttcagaatgtgggaaatgttttaaccagagatcgaatcttgttagccaccagaaaacccacacaggggagaagcctttttcatgttcagaatgcgggaaatgttttaccaagaaAGTGAATCTTGatggccaccagaaaacccacacaggggagaagcctttttcctgttcagaatgcgggaaatgttttaaccacaaatcctatcttgttagccaccagaaaatccacacaggggagaagcctttttcctgttcagaatgtgggaaatgttttaaccagagatcgagtcttgttagccaccagaaaacccacacaggggagaagcctttttcatgttcagaatgtgggaaatgttttaaccagaaagtgcatcttgatgggcaccagaaaacccacacaggggagaagcctttttcctgttcagaatgcaggaaatgttttaaccacaaagcctatcttgttagccaccagaaaacccacacaggggagaagcctttttcctgttcagaatgtgggaaatgttttaaccagagatcgagtcttgttagccaccagaaaacccacacaggggagaagcctttttcatgttcagaatgtgggaaatgttttaaccagaaagtgcatcttgttagccaccagaaaacccacacaggggagaagcctttttcctgttcagaatgtgggaaatgttttaaccagagatcgagtcttgttagccaccagaaaacccacacaggggagaagcctttttcatgttcagaatgtgggaaatgttttaaccagaaagtgcatcttgttagccaccagaaaacccacacaggggagaagcctttttcctgttcagaatgtgggaaatgttttaaccagagatcgagtcttgttagccaccagaaaacccacacaggggagaagcctttttcctgttcagaatgtgggaaatgttttaaccagagatcgagtcttgttagccaccagaaaacccacacaggggagaagcctttttcatgttcagaatgtgggaaatgttttaaccagaaagtgcatcttgataggcaccagaaaacccacacaggggagaagcctttttcctgttcagaatgtgggaaatgttttaaccagaaatcgaatcttgttagccaccagaaaacccacacaggggagaagcctttttcatgttcagaatgtgggaaatgttttaaccagaaagggaatcttgatatccaccagaaaacccacacagggttgaagcctttttcctgttcagaatgcgggaaatgttttaaccacaaagcctACCttcttagccaccagaaaacccacacaggggagaagtcacAATcacgaggaagactgctgacttgacagatatctagtcattgacacactccagaaaGAGGGTAAACCACtttaaaatattagtatttcaataataaaaaaatatagattacTTAACATATGCAGGTTTTAACTAGCAAATAGATACTCTGTATAGTGAGTgactgagttattctgaggatTTTGGCCGATACATCTGTTCTCGGTTTGTCAGAACTATAGGGCTTGTGTCAGAACTGTTAATATGTGGCTATTTGGAGATAGTAAATGGTTCTTAAAGGTCACAGGCTATATGCTTAAGcatttcaaaatgaggtaatgtacaaaAAACTAATATGCATATTTCGCAAGTTACTAGTAATCTTCTAATATGGTAAAGGCTATGAACATAGCGGCCGATCATCATATGTGGTTATGAAACAggaaaaatagaaaccaatgtaagtctatgggtcacaATAGTATATAAGCCGACCTAACTCTTGTTCAGGAGATCTCTCATACTTTAAGAATCTCCAACCCGGACCACGTCAActtcaagaccatatgtaagaaccaCTGAATGCTTGTTTTCTCTTTTATAATCGAATACTTATTTTTGGGTGCTATGaacttacttttcttcatttttgtaatcactttttgaataaacattaaacaagatttgttttatccacacaattcaatattCCTTTCCTTTCTATTTTCACCGTTCTCTTACTTAAAAAAGGTAAGAAAGTGttatttttttctaacattttggcaagccagccaaatctgatttttgtgctattttgtgTGGATTCCTTTCCCTTGCACACGGGGAGGAGAGCTCTGCTAAACACCTGTTGTCAAGGCGCAGAAAATTTCACTATTTCACATCACAAGGATCAGACCGAGCCTACAGACAGTGAGGATTCGTGTCTCCAACCATAAAGAGCTACATGTGTCCCATCCAGACGGAGGTCTGAGGAATCAGTAAAGACACAGAGGACCATCCACTGACGGTTGGATCAATCCAGGAGAGAAAAAGCTATTCCATAGGTGAGAAAATTGATTTTTTCCATGATTATTCTAAGAAAAGTAATATAGAGTTtgtttgttcatagccatacagattcacaattatggtctagtttgtataaacaatgtgaagcagagaatcttaaaattgataaggGGTGAATCATGGTTTTACTCAGTAAAAAAGTTACAGAGATAGCTTCAAAATGTCATGCACATGGTgcgagtgtacaataatttagtctTTGATAAAACTGAAACACAAACACATAAAGCATGTACTATCACACAAGATATTGGTCATACTGACACACAAGGTGACACACAAGAGTCTGACGGGGATTACTTTGATTGcccaaattgtttgatattgtcagAACATaatgaacaattggaagatcaaattgatactcgaacagaattattgtccaaattgcacCAAGATATAAAAAAGGCTTCTATTCTTACAAGATCAAACAAACATGAAGACAATGCCGCCACATCATTTGTGCCAGACACACAAAATCCAGATGTTTCAGTAGAAGATTTACAGGCAGATGAAATTACATGACAGAGCAGCACAAATTAATCTGAAAACACACAATCCGTTAATGAAAATTGTAAAAGACATTCCAAACTTCAAAGGCAAGATGGATGCCTTATATAATGTGGACATTTTTTAATCAAACACCGATAAATTCAATCTTAATGATGGACAAAAAAACAAGATATTCAAactatggttaccctcacatatgggaaaaaGATTAgagaccacacccagattaaataaggatcatgaattgacacatagtacaaaAGAAGACAAACTTAGACAATATTGTTTATTACAAGCGAAGCCACGCCTACAATTGATGTTCTGAAAAATTTACAAACTAATAATAATGATGAGCCATTTGCATTTTTTGTTAAATTTGAAAAGGCCTATAG contains:
- the LOC143767633 gene encoding uncharacterized protein LOC143767633 — its product is MNMDRDKMAERILHLTLEILFRLTGEDYTVVKKTSGERRQDPVSAGWGRSLSPIMGPPPHPLIHEDINDQKILELTYKMIELLTGEVPIRCQDVAIYFSMEEWEYLEGQKDQYKDIMTEVPQPVTSPDLSSKRTTPERCPCPLLPQDCEEEYPNVPQDHQGEDLTSINTTETCVRGDERCEEEIPTYDYPDDRTRRSAGQLTSSVFKSDDLEIPQDTIERNAITPNIPSSLRSKDLSSDPLEQVIYSDSLPTTKENQSHKISIKKRTTPKAMNTFSFSEYRNFFPLEKSFLKQQNLHKPENGFSCSKCGRCFNQKSDFVSHQRIHTGKKPFSCSECGKCFIRKAHLVNHQRTHTGEKPFSCSECGKCFLNKSGLITHHRSHTGEKPFSCSECGKCFNQRSNLVSHQKTHTGDKPFSCSECGKCFTKKVNLDGHQKTHTGEKPFSCSECGKCFNQRSNLVSHQKTHTGEKRFSCSECGKCFNQKVNLDSHQKTHTGEKPFSCSECGKCFNHKSYLVSHQKIHTGEKPFSCSECGKCFNQRSNLVSHQKTHTGEKPFSCSECGKCFTKKVNLDGHQKTHTGEKPFSCSECGKCFNHKSYLVSHQKIHTGEKPFSCSECGKCFNQRSSLVSHQKTHTGEKPFSCSECGKCFNQKVHLDGHQKTHTGEKPFSCSECRKCFNHKAYLVSHQKTHTGEKPFSCSECGKCFNQRSSLVSHQKTHTGEKPFSCSECGKCFNQKVHLVSHQKTHTGEKPFSCSECGKCFNQRSSLVSHQKTHTGEKPFSCSECGKCFNQKVHLVSHQKTHTGEKPFSCSECGKCFNQRSSLVSHQKTHTGEKPFSCSECGKCFNQRSSLVSHQKTHTGEKPFSCSECGKCFNQKVHLDRHQKTHTGEKPFSCSECGKCFNQKSNLVSHQKTHTGEKPFSCSECGKCFNQKGNLDIHQKTHTGLKPFSCSECGKCFNHKAYLLSHQKTHTGEKSQSRGRLLT